In Sphingomonas sp. SUN019, the genomic window GAGCAACGTCGCGCCAGTGCCGGCGATGCGGCCGGCATAAGCGCGGGTCAGCGTCGCGATGCCCGACAGATGCTGCACGGTGTTGAGCGCCGAACGCTCGGCGGTGAGCATCGCGCGCGCGCGGCCCTCCAGCCGCATCAGGTCGGTTCCCTTGGCGACCTGTGCGCCGTCCTCGACCAGCATTTCGACCCGCACGTCGGGGTCGAGCGCGCGGAAGAAGGCGGCGGCGATCTCGAGCCCCGCGACCGTGATCGCGTCGCGCGTGTCCATCACCGCGGTGAAGCGAGCGTCCTCGGGGATGACCGCGGCGGAGGTGACGTCCCCGCCCTCCCCCAGATCCTCCGCCAGCGTGGCGACGACGAACGCGTCGAGATCGAAGCCGGGAAGCGAAAAGCTCACGGCAGAACCTCTTCCGAATCGACGCCCCACAGCCGCGTCGCCTCGACGAAGCCCGACTGCCCCTTCACATCGAAGCGGCACCAGCCGTCGCGGCACTGGCTCAACCGCCCGATCACGCCGGGTTCGGCGCGCCACAGCAATTTGCCCGCGAAATTCGGCTTGTCGCGCAGTTCGACGATCGATCCCTGGACGACGGCGGTGCGCGTGCTGCCGATCAGGTTGCCCAGCATCCAGCCCTGCGTGCCGCCGGGATCCTCGACCTTGCGCCATTCCTTGAACACATCGATCACCTTCACCGGCAGGTCGGCGCGGACGTACATCCACGTGGCGGGATAGGTGCGGCCGGGGCCGCTGCGCATCCGTGCGCGGCCGGGCGTAATCGAGGCGAAATAGGGCGTCTTGCGCGGCGGATCGGCCGCCTGCACGTCCGCTGCCGCCAGCGTCACAAGCGCCACGCCCGCGATGACCGCTCCCAAGCGTCGCATCTCTTGCCCCTGCTTTCCGAAAAATTCCCCGCCACATCTAGCCGCTTGGCTGCGTGCCGCACAACCGCATCGTTGACGCATGGCGCGGGTTTCGCCAATCCGGCGCGCATGGTCGACACGCGGCGCTGCGCCAACCCGAAAGTGATCGTCACCCGCGAACTGCCCGATGCAGTGATGGACCGGCTGGAGGCGTTGTTCGACACGACCAACAACCGCACCGACGAAGCGATGCCGCGCGATGCGCTGGCCGCAGCGATGGCCGATTGCGATGTGCTGGTTCCGACCGTCGTCGACGCAATCGACGCCGATCTGATCGCGGGCGCAGGTGAGCGGCTGAAGCTGATCGCCAATTTCGGTGCGGGCGTGAACCATATCGACCTGAAGGCCGCGCGCGCGCGCGGCATCATCGTGACCAACACGCCGGGCGTCCTGACCGAAGATACTGCCGACATGACGATGGCGCTGATCCTGTCCGTGCCGCGACGGCTGGCGGAGGGTGAGAAACTGGTCCGGTCGGGCACGTGGAAGGGCTGGACCCCCGGCGGGATGATGGGGCACCGGATCGGCGGCAAGGCGCTGGGCATCGTCGGGATGGGGCGGATCGGCCAGGCAGTCGCGCGGCGGGCGCGAGCGTTCGGGCTGAGCGTGCACTACCACAACCGCCACCGGTTGCCGAAGGTGGTGGAGGCGGAGTTCGGCGCGCAATGGCACCCGAACCTGGACGAGATGTTGGCGAGCATCGATATCCTGACGATCCACACCCCGCTGAACGACGACAGCCGCGACCTGATCGACGCCGCGCGGATCGCGTTGCTGCGGCCGCACGTGTTCCTGATCAACGCCAGCCGCGGCGGGATCGTCGATGAGGATGCGATGGTCGCCGCACTGGAGGGCGGCAGGCTCGCAGGGGCAGGACTGGACGTGTGGCGGCACGAACCCGCGATTGATCCGCGGTTGCTGGCGATCCCCAACGTGGTGATGACGCCCCACATGGGCAGCGCGACCTATGAAGGCCGCATCGCGACGGGCGAGAAGGTGATCCAGAACATCCGGATGTGGGCCGACGGGCACCGGCCGCCGGATCAGGTGCTGGAGGGGTGGGCTTAGCTGTCGAGATCAAGCGCCCATCGAAGGCGTTCTACCTGATGCATCTGCTGATGGAGGATAGCCACGACGCGAATGGAACCATCACGGGCGACGCGCCAATAGACGAAATGCGCACTGCACCTGTAATGGTAACCGTCCACGCCAACATCGGCCGAGATCACCCTCCAAGGTACTTGTCGAGCCGCAATGCGTTCGATCACGTCTAACAATTGATCCGAGTATTTGTCTGCTTGAGCTCTACCCCAACGGCGAAATGTGTAGTCGTAGATGTTTTCTAAATGCGCCAGCGCCACCGGAGCGATCGTGACATCGATCACGCGTAGCGCTGTTTCATGCGTTCGCGAAATTCATCGGCATCCAGCGGAACGAAATCGCTTTCGGGCGTCGCAAACGCACGCTGCAGTTCAGCCTTCAGCACCTGAAAGCGTTCGTCTTCGGCACGCGCGTGATCGCGCCGGATCAGGTCGCGGACATATTCGCTGACGTTTTCGTAGCGGCCGTATTCGCCGACGCTGGCCGCGACGTGATCGCGGAGCGGGCCGCCGACCCGGACGTTCAATGTCATCGTATCCGCCATACCGCCACTCCTGTATCCATAATCAACAATAATGAGGACAAGCGACCAACGCAACATGGGAAAGAAAATTCGCGGCTTCTTTACATGCAATAATCGCCAATCATCGCGCTTCATGTTACGCCGAACGTGTGACCACATCACCCGCCCCGCATCTGTATCCGATCCCGATCGATGCGTCCGACATCGATTTCATGGGACATGTCAACAACGCCAGCTATCTCCGCTGGGTGCAAGAGGCGGTAATCAGCCA contains:
- a CDS encoding type II toxin-antitoxin system RelE/ParE family toxin encodes the protein MIDVTIAPVALAHLENIYDYTFRRWGRAQADKYSDQLLDVIERIAARQVPWRVISADVGVDGYHYRCSAHFVYWRVARDGSIRVVAILHQQMHQVERLRWALDLDS
- a CDS encoding SH3 domain-containing protein, which gives rise to MRRLGAVIAGVALVTLAAADVQAADPPRKTPYFASITPGRARMRSGPGRTYPATWMYVRADLPVKVIDVFKEWRKVEDPGGTQGWMLGNLIGSTRTAVVQGSIVELRDKPNFAGKLLWRAEPGVIGRLSQCRDGWCRFDVKGQSGFVEATRLWGVDSEEVLP
- a CDS encoding D-glycerate dehydrogenase, whose amino-acid sequence is MVDTRRCANPKVIVTRELPDAVMDRLEALFDTTNNRTDEAMPRDALAAAMADCDVLVPTVVDAIDADLIAGAGERLKLIANFGAGVNHIDLKAARARGIIVTNTPGVLTEDTADMTMALILSVPRRLAEGEKLVRSGTWKGWTPGGMMGHRIGGKALGIVGMGRIGQAVARRARAFGLSVHYHNRHRLPKVVEAEFGAQWHPNLDEMLASIDILTIHTPLNDDSRDLIDAARIALLRPHVFLINASRGGIVDEDAMVAALEGGRLAGAGLDVWRHEPAIDPRLLAIPNVVMTPHMGSATYEGRIATGEKVIQNIRMWADGHRPPDQVLEGWA